A genomic segment from Nicotiana sylvestris chromosome 1, ASM39365v2, whole genome shotgun sequence encodes:
- the LOC138889902 gene encoding uncharacterized protein codes for MAEYEACILGLNMAADMNIQELLVIGDSDLLVHQNEFADTLATLSSMIQHPDKNYIDPILVRIHNQPAYCAHVEEEEDGKPWFYDIKDYLSKGEYPGHANHIQKHMLWRLSNHFFHSGGNLYRRTSDLGLLWCVDVKEASKLLEDVHVGTCGPHMNGFVMAKKILRAGYFWMTMEMDCIHHVRKCFQCTKLTLAIRRLGNGCYWSD; via the exons atggctgaatatgaggcctgcatactagggctcaacatggcagccgacatgaacattcaggaattgttGGTGattggtgattcagatttgcttgtgcaccag aatgagttcgccgacaCATTAGCCACgctgtcatcaatgatacaacatccagataagaactatattgatcccattctggtgagaatccataatcaaccggcatattgtgctcatgtcgaggaagaagaagatggaaagccttggttctatGATATCAAGGattacttatcaaaaggagaatatccgggGCACGCAAATCACATTCAGAAACACATGCTctggagattgtcaaatcacttcttccacagcggagggaacTTATACAGAAGAACTTCGGATTTGGGTTTGCTATGGTGTGTCGACgtaaaggaagcttctaagctacttgaggatgtacatgttgggacatgcggtccgcacatgaatggttttgttatggccaagaagatactcagggcaggttacttctggatgaccatggagatggATTGTATTCAtcatgtccgcaaatgctttcaatgtaccaagctcaccttggccattcgccgcctggggaatggatgttattggtcagATTGA